Proteins encoded by one window of Halomonas chromatireducens:
- the rlmB gene encoding 23S rRNA (guanosine(2251)-2'-O)-methyltransferase RlmB, translated as MGAGRRERPDTRERQRGGKRHAQSAGGVPGGLDAVFGVHAVRALLDRGETPRELWIQEGDAEQRLAELIGVARRGGVRVLVRPRDDLERLASGASHQGVVAFCPPLSAESEASLWFKLEAWPLDVPPLLLVLDGVTDVHNFGACLRSADAAGAHGVIVPKDKSAPLNAMVRKVASGAAENVPVYQVTNLARALARLKTLGVWVLGTAGEADTALFDADFTGPVALVMGAEGKGMRRLTREACDTLIKLPMAGSVSSLNVSVAAGIGLFEAVRQRRGVQH; from the coding sequence ATGGGAGCCGGACGCAGGGAGCGCCCCGATACCCGGGAGCGGCAGCGGGGTGGCAAGCGCCACGCCCAGAGTGCGGGCGGAGTGCCGGGTGGCCTCGATGCCGTCTTTGGCGTACATGCCGTGCGCGCGCTGCTCGATCGCGGTGAGACGCCCAGAGAACTCTGGATTCAAGAGGGTGACGCCGAGCAGCGTCTGGCCGAGCTGATCGGAGTGGCTCGTCGCGGTGGTGTTCGTGTACTGGTGCGCCCTCGCGACGACCTCGAACGCCTGGCCTCGGGCGCCTCGCACCAAGGGGTCGTGGCGTTCTGTCCTCCGCTGAGCGCCGAGAGCGAGGCTTCGCTCTGGTTCAAGCTGGAAGCCTGGCCACTCGATGTGCCGCCGCTACTGTTGGTGCTGGATGGGGTAACCGATGTACACAACTTCGGCGCCTGTCTGCGCAGCGCCGATGCCGCCGGCGCCCATGGCGTGATCGTGCCCAAGGACAAGTCGGCGCCGCTCAATGCCATGGTGCGCAAGGTGGCCAGCGGGGCGGCGGAGAACGTTCCGGTCTACCAGGTCACCAACCTGGCCCGCGCCCTGGCTCGGCTCAAGACGCTTGGCGTCTGGGTGCTGGGCACGGCCGGAGAGGCCGATACGGCGCTGTTCGATGCCGATTTCACCGGCCCGGTCGCGCTGGTCATGGGCGCTGAGGGCAAGGGCATGCGCCGGCTGACCCGTGAGGCCTGCGACACCTTGATCAAGCTGCCCATGGCCGGCAGCGTTTCGAGCCTGAATGTCTCCGTGGCGGCGGGTATCGGCCTGTTCGAAGCTGTGCGCCAGCGGCGTGGCGTCCAGCACTGA
- the rnr gene encoding ribonuclease R, protein MTHWTLSDDPHASREAHKYDKPAPSREYLLSRMEEHGKPVSHENMSRMLGLDDEELQEAVRRRLAAMERDGQVLRNRAGAYALIDKLDLIKGKVLGHRDGFGFLLRDDGKKPDLVLPPRQMRRVFHGDAVLARVSGRDRRGRDEATIAEVLSRNTQTIVGVYRANTSEFGVLIPENPRITQEVIIPHSACGGAKDGQVISAKIVQQPETRVQPVGEVVEVLGERMDPGMEIDIAIRSYEIPSEFPPDVQDEIAGMSAEVVDADKQHRIDLRDVPFVTIDDESAKDFDDAVCAWKTKSGSWKLLVAIADVSHYVRPGSALDEEAITRGNSVYFPGQVVPMLPELLSNGLCSLNPSVDRLALVCEMNISQSGAISRYRFYEAVFQSHARLTYNKVAAILDEESAEGDALREEYRALVPSLQNLHSLYRLLREARVARGAIDFETTETAILFNEERKIEKIVPRSRNDAHKIIEECMLAANVATARFLDKHDLPALYRIHEKPSPERLDKLRLFLNELGLSLGGGDDPSPEDYRDLAEVIKDRPDSDVIQTVMLRSMSRAVYSPHNEGHFGLAYPAYAHFTSPIRRYPDLLVHRAIRSVIRGPRQTATVLRAEGGKVEPPSKWCPYTFEQMLELGEHCSMTERRADDATRDVEDWLKCEFMSDKLGEVYEGTIASVTQFGIFVRLDEVYVEGLVHVTSLPSDYYHYEPEKHRLKGERTGMSYRLGDGVTVQVARVDLDDRKIDFALEDEKPRPKRQPRKRRGAGESSNATPPAAGSGKGDAKVGKDDAKGGKGKGGKRRRGPRKPKARS, encoded by the coding sequence GGAAGAGCACGGCAAGCCGGTTTCCCATGAGAACATGAGCCGTATGCTGGGCCTCGACGACGAGGAGCTCCAGGAGGCGGTGCGCCGTCGGCTTGCGGCCATGGAGCGTGACGGCCAGGTGCTGCGCAACCGCGCCGGTGCCTACGCGTTGATCGACAAGCTGGACCTGATCAAGGGCAAGGTGCTTGGCCATCGCGATGGATTCGGCTTCCTGCTTCGTGACGATGGCAAGAAGCCTGACCTGGTCCTGCCGCCACGCCAGATGCGCCGTGTCTTCCATGGCGATGCCGTGCTGGCCAGGGTCAGCGGTCGCGACCGGCGAGGACGCGACGAGGCGACGATAGCCGAGGTGCTGTCCCGTAATACGCAGACCATCGTCGGCGTCTACCGCGCCAATACTTCCGAGTTCGGCGTGCTGATTCCGGAGAATCCGCGCATTACCCAGGAAGTGATCATTCCCCATAGTGCCTGTGGCGGCGCCAAGGATGGACAGGTGATTTCGGCAAAGATCGTCCAGCAGCCGGAGACCCGGGTGCAGCCGGTCGGTGAGGTGGTCGAGGTGCTCGGCGAGCGCATGGATCCGGGGATGGAGATCGATATCGCCATTCGTAGCTACGAGATCCCCTCGGAGTTCCCGCCGGATGTACAGGATGAGATCGCCGGGATGTCGGCCGAGGTGGTGGATGCCGACAAGCAGCATCGCATCGATCTGCGCGATGTTCCTTTCGTCACCATCGACGATGAGTCGGCCAAGGATTTCGACGATGCCGTCTGTGCCTGGAAGACGAAGTCGGGCAGTTGGAAGCTGCTGGTGGCCATTGCCGACGTCTCGCACTATGTGAGACCCGGCAGCGCCCTCGACGAGGAGGCGATCACCCGCGGCAATTCGGTCTATTTCCCCGGCCAGGTCGTGCCCATGCTGCCGGAGCTGCTCTCCAACGGGCTCTGCTCGCTGAACCCCAGCGTCGACCGACTGGCGCTGGTCTGCGAGATGAATATCTCCCAGTCCGGTGCCATCAGTCGCTATCGCTTCTACGAGGCGGTATTCCAGTCGCATGCGCGGCTGACCTATAACAAGGTCGCCGCCATCCTCGACGAGGAGAGCGCGGAGGGGGATGCGCTGCGCGAGGAGTATCGCGCCCTGGTGCCTTCGCTGCAGAACCTGCATTCGCTCTATCGGCTGCTGCGCGAGGCCCGCGTGGCCCGTGGCGCCATCGATTTCGAGACCACCGAGACGGCGATTCTCTTCAACGAGGAGCGCAAGATCGAGAAGATCGTGCCGCGCTCGCGCAACGATGCCCACAAGATCATCGAGGAGTGCATGCTGGCGGCCAACGTGGCCACCGCCCGCTTCCTCGACAAGCACGATCTGCCGGCGTTGTATCGTATCCACGAGAAGCCCTCGCCGGAGCGCCTGGATAAGCTGCGCCTGTTCCTCAACGAGCTGGGGCTGTCGCTGGGCGGTGGTGACGACCCGAGCCCGGAGGATTATCGTGACCTGGCCGAGGTGATCAAGGATCGTCCCGATTCCGACGTGATCCAGACCGTGATGCTGCGCTCCATGAGCCGGGCGGTCTATTCGCCGCACAATGAAGGCCACTTTGGCCTGGCCTATCCGGCCTATGCCCACTTCACATCGCCGATCCGCCGCTATCCCGACCTGCTGGTACACCGGGCCATCCGCTCTGTCATTCGTGGGCCGCGCCAGACCGCCACGGTGCTGCGTGCTGAAGGCGGCAAGGTGGAGCCGCCCAGCAAGTGGTGTCCCTATACCTTCGAGCAGATGCTCGAGCTGGGGGAACACTGCTCCATGACCGAGCGTCGCGCCGATGACGCCACCCGGGACGTCGAGGACTGGCTGAAGTGCGAGTTCATGTCCGACAAGCTCGGCGAGGTCTACGAGGGCACCATCGCCTCGGTAACCCAGTTCGGCATCTTCGTACGCCTCGATGAGGTCTATGTGGAAGGGCTGGTGCATGTCACATCGCTGCCCTCGGACTATTACCACTACGAACCGGAAAAGCACCGCCTCAAGGGCGAGCGTACCGGCATGAGCTACCGTCTGGGCGACGGTGTCACCGTTCAGGTGGCGCGTGTCGACCTTGATGACCGCAAGATCGATTTTGCCCTGGAGGACGAGAAGCCGCGCCCCAAGCGACAGCCTCGCAAACGCCGAGGTGCCGGCGAGTCGAGCAACGCCACGCCGCCGGCGGCCGGCAGTGGTAAAGGTGATGCCAAGGTCGGCAAGGATGATGCCAAGGGCGGCAAGGGCAAGGGCGGCAAGCGTCGTCGCGGCCCGCGCAAGCCCAAGGCACGCAGCTGA